TTCCGGAACTTCTTCCATGCCGAGGCAGACGATGATGCCGGCGTGACCGAGGAATATGGGCACGGCATACCGCAGGTCTTGCGGTTGATGAATGACGACAAGATGAATGACATCGGTGATATTGTCAAAGAGATGATGTCACAATCCAAAACGCCGGAGCAGATGATTCAGGCACTGTATCTGCGTATCCTTTCCCGCTACGCAACCAGCAAGGAAGTGGAACGCATGAAGAAGTACTTGAAGCAGGATGTTATTCCCGCCCGTGCCTATCGAGATATGTTCTGGGCGTTGGTGAACAGTTCGGAGTTTGTGTTTAATCACTAACTCGAATTGGCTTACTCACCTCTCCCTCCCGGGGAGAGGGGCTGGGGGTGAGGGGATATTCTGATGGCGCAGCCCTTCGTATTGTGTGAATAGAATCATGACACGAAGGGCTTGCGCCATGTGATAAAACCCCTCACCCTAACCCTCTCCCCAATGGGGAGAGGGAACTCCGCGAGTCATTAAGCTCAATCGAAGATGCAGATGAGGAAAAAGTTATGTTTCAAATGTTCAATACACCTGGTTCCCGCCGTGATCTGCTCAAGATGGCATCACTGGGTGCATTGGCTTTGCCGACATCAGGCTGGCTGCCTCAGTTGGCATGGAGCCAGCAGGCAAAAGGAAAGGCCAAGCCGCAGCACAAAAGCTGCATCCTGCTCTTTATGACCGGTGGCGCGAGTCAGATTGATACGTTTGATCCCAAGCCGGAGAACAAAACCAGCGCGTTCCAGGCGATCAATACTTCGGTACCGGGCATCCAGATTGCTGAGACACTCCCTCACATGGCCAAGGTGATGCAGCATTGTTCGCTGCTGCGAGGCATGAGCACCAAGGAAGGTAGTCATGGCCGGGCTCGATATTACATGCACACCGGCTTTCGGCAGGGTGCAGGTGGTCTGACGTATCCAAGTCTGGGGGCAATCGCATCTGCAACGCTCGGTTCGCCGGAAGATACGCTGCCCAATTTCGTTTGTATCGGCGGGCAGACATTTGGTGCAGGTTATCTGGGGCCAGCTCACATGCCCCTGGAAGTACGCGATCCTGCACGGGGTGTTGAGAACCTCAAGCCCAGCGATAACATGGTGGCATTTGATCGCCGTCGTTCTTTGCTTGAAGAAATTGAACAGGGCTTTCTGAATCGGGAACAGTTACCTGCGGGGGAGGCTCATCGCAAAACTTACCAGCGTGCTGCAGGATTGATGCACTCAGCCAAGGCACGTGCATTTGATTTGGACAAGGAACCTGCACATATTCGCGAAATGTATGGTAGAACTTCGATGGGTAATGCCTGTCTGCTGGCTCGTCGCCTGGTGGAAGAGGGAGTGACCTTTATCGAAATCCCCATGAATGGCTGGGATACGCATCGTGACAATACAGGCCGTATCAAAACCCTGTGTGGACAGCTTGATAAGCCGATGGCTGCGCTGATTGCTGATTTGAAACAGCGAGGATTGCTCGATTCCACGCTTGTTGTCTGGATGGGCGACTTTGGCCGTACTCCAACACTTGGCAAGCAGGGCGGTCGCGATCACTTCCCCCGAGCTTGGACTACCATGCTGGCTGGTGGTGGCATCAAGGCTGGGCAAACCATCGGAAAAACCAACGCCCAGGGCACCGATGTGACAGATAGGCCTATCAGTGCTGTTGATTTCATGGCGACAGTCTGTTCAGTTCTAGAAATCGATTACAAGAAAGAGTTCCACACGCGCGATGGCAGACCCATTCGGCCTGTGGATAAAGGCGAAAAGCTGATCACTGAGTTGTTGTAATTGCATTTGGTAAACTTTGACGATTACCGAAACTTGAACGCCTGCGGTCACTTCTCCGCGCAGGTAAAGATATCGTGAACTTCCTGCCAATCGTTCCTTGCCAACTCTGCGTTGTCCTGTTCGTCAGGAATCGCTGAAGTTTTTCATCACGAGTTGCTTGCAGCCTGGTCTGCGGGCATGATTAACAACAGACCGCAGGGGAATTGCGCGGTTAACACATGGCGTTTGCATGGAGGAAGTACGCCGGGGGGAAGTCCCATGAACATGCGACGAATTTTGTTGGGTACGCTGTTAGCAACTCTGGTTTTATCAACCGGGTGCTTTTTCTCCAGGAATAAGTGCGGTCGATACAATCGACACCATGACAGTGGCTTCAGCACGGGCATGGCATCAGGCTGCAATGAATGCTCAGGCTATGCCAACACAGAAATGTTTGGCACGCCAGTGCACAGCAATGCCATGCTGCAGGCTCCTGGTCAACAGCAGATTGATGAACGCCTGAACGCACCAGCCAAGCAGAATCCGTATGAAGGCCCAGCCAAGAAGTAATGGGCGTCAGGTTGCCATAGGTGCCAGTTGTTCAACTGGTGCTGTCATGCGGTCGTTCAACTGAACGCGCTGAGTGGTGATGCGGTATGCCTGTTTCTGCACTTCTTCAGCCAGTGCCAGGTAATCTTCCGCGCCGTGACTGTTCGGCGCGTAGTCAAAGATAGATTTCCCGAAACTGGGGCACTCGGCCAGTTTGATATTTCTTCGAACACGGGTCGCGAAGACTTCAGCCTTCGCCCAGGGGCTGGTGGTCCCGCGACTCTTTTCGAGAAACGCTTCCAAATCGCGAATGATTTCACCCGCCAGCCGTGTCGTCGATTCATACAGACATAACACAATACCTGTTACAGAGAGTGAAGGGTTGATGCGCTTGGCGACCAGCGAAGTGGTCTCCAGCAGCTTGCCCAATCCGTGCAGTGCCAGGTAATGAGGCTGCAGTGGAATAAAGACCTCATGGGCACAGGCCAGTGCATTGAGGGTGAGCACGCCCAGTGAAGGGCCACAATCCATCAGTAGATAATCAAACTTCGTGTTGTCGGATAATTCCTGATCCTGCTCCAGAAGATCACGTAGAATCACTTCCCTGCCGACTACACCGGAGAGTTCCATTTCTGCAGCCGCCAGGTTGATGTCTGCCCCCATCAGCCAAAGACGTTCACTGATCGATTGTCGAACCGATTCGAGAGGTACATTTTCCACCAAGGCATTGTACATGGAGGGCCGGGTGCCATCAGGCTCCATGCCCAGATGCGCGGAAGCATGTGCCTGGGGATCAAGATCAATGATGCCTACCCGTTGGCCGGAACGCGCAAGTGCCGCTGCCAGGTTTACCGTGGTGGTGGTTTTCCCCACGCCGCCTTTTTGATTGATGACTGCGATCCGTCGCATGGTATCTGTTTCCTTGGTGTGGAAGCGACAAAGTTATCACACAACAGGTTTGAATGTCTACCTCAACCATAGTGGTGCATCAATATCCAAACTGGACAATCGAATGAACACAGATAGAGTTGCAGCATGACATGTCTACCTGTTTTTGAGTGTGATGGCTGTGGAGCCTGTTGCCGAACGTTTCCCATCTACGTTACCGAAGCCGATGCGATTCTCGAACCACGTATTCACCAGGAAGGCTGCAGGAATACCAACAGCACGCGATACCCCATCACCTTGTTTCCGTTGCCATTTCACGAAGCATGCTGTTTCCTTGATTCTGAACAACGCTGTGCCATTTATTCCACACGACCAGGTATCTGCCGCGAGTTGGCAGCGGGCTCGGAGCAATGTCAGCAGGCCAGGCAAAGGCAGGGTTTGCCTGAACTGCTCCCTTCAGAGAAGTGAAAGCAGTAATCTGTCGATTCAATTTCTTAACAGGTTTGATTTGCACCACTGATGATAGGCTTCTCCCGGCCCAATGAGATCAGTGCTAGGCCCCATCTCCTTCATTAACGGTCCACTGGTGTTAGCAATCTGTTTGAGTTGCAAGACAGTGAGTGGTGTAGGGCCTGTTCGTGTCTGAAACTGGATATCGCCCTCTATCGACCTGGTGTCTTTCATGTTCCAGAACTCCTGCCATTGAGCGACATTCTTCAACTCCGCTGACTGGGAGATGTTTAATTCCGCCATTTTGATCTGTGAAGTTCTGAGAGCAGACAGATAGTCAGTGTGCTTGCGATAAACGTTGGAATCTTCAGACCAGGAGACAACCGCTTTGCCCAGATCACGAATCGTTTCCGGGTGGTTGATATCGAAAGGGTTTCGAGGCAAGGTGAGAACTGTCAACGGGTGTGTACAATCGACGATATTTCGGAAGGCTTTGACAGGAAACGAAAACCTTGGATTAAGCTCGACAAAAACATTGAGCACTCGTTCCCCCGAAAATATGTTTCTGGCAAGGTAAATCCCTTTGCGGACAATATTGGCCATGTTGGGAGGCCGCCCAATATTCATGATCGCACGACATTCGATAACATTGTTCTCAAGATGAACGGGAGAACTGGACACTTTCCAGGCCAGGCAGCACCCATTTGGTGAAACGATATGACAGCGTTCTATAACGACATCCTGACCAGTGGATCCTATGCAGGCTGTTGCATCACCACTGACAATACGACAATTCAAGATGGATAGTTTCCTATTGGATGAATACAAAATAGCCCGCTGCGAAGGGTCATCCATCTTGGTGACCGGAGCCTTCAGCGGCCAGTAGATTTCAATCCCTTCTAGAGTCAAATCAGAATTAGTCGAGAGAAATTGACGAAAGTTTCCATTCCCCGTGGTCTCCGGAATGAATCGAGGGTGAGAGCCTGGTGCTGCTCGGACTGTCATATTCTTATTTTCGATTCTGATTGTCGGAGTGGAGAAGGGACCGTCGCCATGAATGATGATTGTGCCTTTCTCGGAAACTGCATCAATGGCTTCTGCCAGTGAAGGGTATTTTCTTTCGTCTCCCACTATCTGAAATCCCTGAATAACGGCTTCCGCTTGTGTTGCGTGACTTGTCAGAACTTCCTGTTGACGCTGTACTAGAAAGATGATGGCTGCGATGCAGATGCCTGAAAGCAATAAGGTGGAAATCAGGATGACTGGATTCCAGGTTCTTCTGCTGTTATTTGCGCTTGTTCTGACAGGCAGTATGCTGTTTCGTTGTTCAAGCAAATCTGCCAATTCTGCTGCTGAACTGATGCGATTCTCCGGCTCCTTCCGAAGAAGAGAATGGACGATACTGCAAAACCATTCTGGCAGCTCCGGATTGATTTCATGCAATGGTTTCTCATTGGCTGAGCGAATCTGATTCAGCAGCACAAATGGGGAATCGGCTTTGAAGGGCAACTCTCCACTACTGGCCTGATATAGAACCACTCCCAGGCTAAAGAGGTCAGAACGGGCATCGAGAGCACTGTCGGTTGCCTGCTCAGGCGACATGTAGGCAGGGGTACCCGCCAGCATGCCAACTCGTGTCAGCGATTCATTCCCCAGATGCTTGGCAAGCCCGAAATCGGTGATGCGGGCATTGCCTGTCTCACTGTCCAGAAGAATATTCCCTGGCTTGATATCCCGATGAACCATTCCCCGGTCATGTGCTGCGGATAATCCACGCGCCACCTGCTGGCCTATTCGCAATACTTCTTCGAATGGCAGCACTTTCTGCCGAGTCAGCCTTTCAGCCAGTGATTCTCCATCTACATACTGAAGAACAAGGAACGGAATGCCATCTGCTTCACTGATGGCATGAATGGCTACAACATTTTCATGAGTCAGTGCAGCTGCGGACTGAGCTTCACGCACAAAACGGTTCTTGGCTTCCGGTCGTTCGAGCAAATGAGGCGAAAGTACTTTAACGGCAACAGTACGATTCAGGATCGAATCGAGTCCTTCGAAGACCACCCCCATGCCGCCCCGGCCAATGACTCTACGAATTTGGATGTTTCCCAGCCTGCCGAGGTAACCCGGCAAGAGCGTTGGCTGTAGTACAGGTAGTGTCGCCTTGCTGTGTTCTGATGAGGCAGGTGTTGAAAACAGTGCAACGGATTGTGATGATTCAGTGATCAGTTGATCCATCACCCGTTTCAAATGGAATGAAGAAGTAGGCGGTTGAGATGAAACACTTCCGAATACTGATCCAAATTCTGTCACTTGAGCTACAGCTTCCAGGCGTTCTCGACATGTGGGGCATCGAGAAAGATGTTCATCCAGTTTTCCCTGTTCATTTTCTGGAAGAATGTCCGTCAGCACCTGTGTCAACATCGAGTCGGTAGGGCATTGATTCACTGCTGGTCTCCCTGAACGAACTCGACTTCCTGTCGAATACGGGCTGTTATCCTGCTGCGGGCTATGTACACAGCACCGGTGGACATGTTTAATTCTTTGGCGACAGTATCAATTTCCTGGCCATCGACTACAGTTCGCCAGAAAGCCTGCCAAGATGCTTCACGAAATTCAGGTTGCACTCGCTTGGCTGCCCAGTGAAACAAATGCAATTGATATTCTTTGTCCCACTCGGCTTCGCTGGAGCCTTCATCGGGATGTTCAGCCAGAAGATCACGTACTTCGGAATCGCCAGTGCCTCGATTGCGGCTCGCTTTACGAGTGGTGAATTTCCGAATTTCATTTCGGGCAACGGTAAAGAGCCAGCCCCGGAAAGAACCCCGGGCTGGCTCATAAACAAACTCCGGCGCAGCACGCAGAACCAGGCGAAGAATGTCCTGAGCCAGGTCTGCAGCGTCTGCATCCTGGAGCCTGTTCTTCATCGCATATGAATGGAGCAACGGAGCGTAGAGTTGTACAAACTCAGTCCACGACTGGCTGTCCTGCGGATCACGGATGCGCATCAGAAGGCTGGCACGCGTTTGCATAAATCCTTCCGATTTGCTCCGTGAAGAATGATTCAGCACTGAATGACTTGCCTGATATGCTACATGCAAGAGTCTTCAACCTCCAGAACAATTATCGGTGAGTTGGCACTTCCTCGATTCTGAACGATTATGTGAATCAGGCAATTGCTGTAGCAGCAGAAGGTTCGGTACTACGAAGCAGAAATGCCAGTCCGCCAGCCACTATCATCTGTCCGGAAAAGACTAGGCTGGGAGGAGCCAGCAAACCGGGAATCAACGAACATGCAATCAGTGCCACCCCGGCATACTTTGGTTTCAATCTGTTAAGATGCAACATTACCAGGCAGGCCATGCCGACCACAGCGCCGAGCAGCAGAAGATACGATGCAGTGACGTACTTATTAAGCTCAGCCAGTTTGCTGCTCATGTTTGCGGATGCAGCTTTACTGTTGCTTTGCTGCAAGCTGCGTTCATATTCTTCGAGCTTTTTAACAGTATCGGCATTCGCTGATGCATCACTCAGCCATTTCATCCCAACTAAACCGGCACCAAGAGCACCGAGAAATCCAAGAATCAGTACTGCTATCTTCACGACAAACTCCTGTGGATGAACCTGATAAAGCAGGTATCCACAGGAGCGAATGATCTTTCAGGAAAATTGATAACGACCTAACGCATTTCGGCCTCTATCTTTACAGCGGTTTTGTTGTAGGTGTTCTTTTGAATTTCCAGCCTTAGTACCACGGCATTCTGGGTAAATCGCATTAACCCCTTTCCCTGTTGTTCAGCTTCTTTCCAACCCAGTTTTGTCAGTTCCTTGCGATAAAAAGCCTCGGTGTCACCCAGGCTCAAAGAAGTAGTCAGATTCATGAAGTGATACCGTTCAGGATCAACCTTGGCGCCTTCAGGCATGGGCAGCTTGCGAATATCCACATTGCCATGATTCATGAGTGACAATTCGGTAACGCCTTCTTTCTTGTCTCGCTGTGCACTGAAATGCAGCAGGTAACCCTTCTTTTCAAAATAAAGTAGCGCCAGTGTGTCGGTTTCCACCATGGGTGTCAGTTCAGTAAAGCCAGCGGCTTTCATTTGCTGACGGTAAAACTTGACGGCATCTTCCAGTGAATCTGGCACTTGATAGGCGGTACCAATAGGTAGCGATACCAGCTCTTTCTGAAATTTCGCCTTGGCTGCTTTCTCCATTCGAGGCAGTTTCATGATGTTGATAACTTCCATCGCTTCTTTCATGGTGCCTGGCTTGGAAGAAGTGCCAGTAGATACGGTGCTGGCGACTTCTGATGCACTCATGTCGTGTTTGATACCGGAAGTGTAGGTGACTTCAGATTGGTCTGCCTTCTTGACGATGACCAGCGTGCACTCGATGGCATTCTGTCTAAATTGCAAAACGAAGCGACCTTCCTTGGCCCAGGTGTCAAACATGTCATTGACTTCTTCCTTCCAGCCTTGTTTGGTCATGAACTCCCTGCAGAACTTCACGACTGCATCTGCAGGCTGCTTGGTGAAATAATAAACCGCACCTTTGTTGCTGGTTTTTACATCAGCATCGTCGGCTTTGGGAAACTGGCTGACATCCACATTACCGAAG
The DNA window shown above is from Planctomycetia bacterium and carries:
- a CDS encoding ParA family protein; its protein translation is MRRIAVINQKGGVGKTTTTVNLAAALARSGQRVGIIDLDPQAHASAHLGMEPDGTRPSMYNALVENVPLESVRQSISERLWLMGADINLAAAEMELSGVVGREVILRDLLEQDQELSDNTKFDYLLMDCGPSLGVLTLNALACAHEVFIPLQPHYLALHGLGKLLETTSLVAKRINPSLSVTGIVLCLYESTTRLAGEIIRDLEAFLEKSRGTTSPWAKAEVFATRVRRNIKLAECPSFGKSIFDYAPNSHGAEDYLALAEEVQKQAYRITTQRVQLNDRMTAPVEQLAPMAT
- a CDS encoding YkgJ family cysteine cluster protein, which gives rise to MTCLPVFECDGCGACCRTFPIYVTEADAILEPRIHQEGCRNTNSTRYPITLFPLPFHEACCFLDSEQRCAIYSTRPGICRELAAGSEQCQQARQRQGLPELLPSEK
- a CDS encoding DUF1501 domain-containing protein, with protein sequence MFNTPGSRRDLLKMASLGALALPTSGWLPQLAWSQQAKGKAKPQHKSCILLFMTGGASQIDTFDPKPENKTSAFQAINTSVPGIQIAETLPHMAKVMQHCSLLRGMSTKEGSHGRARYYMHTGFRQGAGGLTYPSLGAIASATLGSPEDTLPNFVCIGGQTFGAGYLGPAHMPLEVRDPARGVENLKPSDNMVAFDRRRSLLEEIEQGFLNREQLPAGEAHRKTYQRAAGLMHSAKARAFDLDKEPAHIREMYGRTSMGNACLLARRLVEEGVTFIEIPMNGWDTHRDNTGRIKTLCGQLDKPMAALIADLKQRGLLDSTLVVWMGDFGRTPTLGKQGGRDHFPRAWTTMLAGGGIKAGQTIGKTNAQGTDVTDRPISAVDFMATVCSVLEIDYKKEFHTRDGRPIRPVDKGEKLITELL
- a CDS encoding sigma-70 family RNA polymerase sigma factor, yielding MQTRASLLMRIRDPQDSQSWTEFVQLYAPLLHSYAMKNRLQDADAADLAQDILRLVLRAAPEFVYEPARGSFRGWLFTVARNEIRKFTTRKASRNRGTGDSEVRDLLAEHPDEGSSEAEWDKEYQLHLFHWAAKRVQPEFREASWQAFWRTVVDGQEIDTVAKELNMSTGAVYIARSRITARIRQEVEFVQGDQQ
- a CDS encoding serine/threonine protein kinase produces the protein MNQCPTDSMLTQVLTDILPENEQGKLDEHLSRCPTCRERLEAVAQVTEFGSVFGSVSSQPPTSSFHLKRVMDQLITESSQSVALFSTPASSEHSKATLPVLQPTLLPGYLGRLGNIQIRRVIGRGGMGVVFEGLDSILNRTVAVKVLSPHLLERPEAKNRFVREAQSAAALTHENVVAIHAISEADGIPFLVLQYVDGESLAERLTRQKVLPFEEVLRIGQQVARGLSAAHDRGMVHRDIKPGNILLDSETGNARITDFGLAKHLGNESLTRVGMLAGTPAYMSPEQATDSALDARSDLFSLGVVLYQASSGELPFKADSPFVLLNQIRSANEKPLHEINPELPEWFCSIVHSLLRKEPENRISSAAELADLLEQRNSILPVRTSANNSRRTWNPVILISTLLLSGICIAAIIFLVQRQQEVLTSHATQAEAVIQGFQIVGDERKYPSLAEAIDAVSEKGTIIIHGDGPFSTPTIRIENKNMTVRAAPGSHPRFIPETTGNGNFRQFLSTNSDLTLEGIEIYWPLKAPVTKMDDPSQRAILYSSNRKLSILNCRIVSGDATACIGSTGQDVVIERCHIVSPNGCCLAWKVSSSPVHLENNVIECRAIMNIGRPPNMANIVRKGIYLARNIFSGERVLNVFVELNPRFSFPVKAFRNIVDCTHPLTVLTLPRNPFDINHPETIRDLGKAVVSWSEDSNVYRKHTDYLSALRTSQIKMAELNISQSAELKNVAQWQEFWNMKDTRSIEGDIQFQTRTGPTPLTVLQLKQIANTSGPLMKEMGPSTDLIGPGEAYHQWCKSNLLRN